The Oncorhynchus gorbuscha isolate QuinsamMale2020 ecotype Even-year unplaced genomic scaffold, OgorEven_v1.0 Un_scaffold_3:::fragment_4:::debris, whole genome shotgun sequence genome contains a region encoding:
- the si:ch211-154o6.3 gene encoding pre-mRNA-splicing factor PRP46 — protein MGEVRKLQKKLRQIENLEINISQSLTPEERVKISRKAELRTRLAELLLQLSGPQQTPGIVGGGNHEKMKRQVEATSEALPSHSPSATKIPKGEAEPTGRQKDRQSEGDGNKGRDRKKGGDRRTERDRSRGRAVRALSSCDRHKPQGKPGRWDAEFTSLKASWEKAKFRLRSLEGHSDIVTCVVAVDNLVISGSRDTTVKVWHVPTATEQRNLGGHTGGVTCLSAPPPEYCRRLAWELSLGDKERFILSGSADCCVRIWALSTGQCVKSIYTFNAVTALCFVPEGDGYIITGSDGGKVQAWSWQTMDNCQSINAHEEAVTSLQSQGPLVFSSSAEGGVSVWEGLCTNRDPLQLLHHWDATVTGCGTQEGRLTLSPRGDRLFVAYGRANLRILNWRTGTVSRLTNHSSIAGVTDCVHQTGGLLIGSCYDLANGESTLNLFSLPQCRYLASLTWADAPRILCFAAWLTGSGGHRWVTGGRALTVWEQLPSSGKQRGDVTTKRDNRLDASLVESEGDSEDEEDSDDYDDDKEEDYTSQDAPESGSTSWLRCVLQ, from the exons ATGGGGGAAGTGAGAAAGCTCCAGAAGAAACTGAGACAGATTGAGAATCTGGAGATCAACATTTCTCAATCTCTCACTCCAGAAGAAAGAGTTAAG ATCTCCAGGAAGGCGGAGCTCCGCACCAGATTGGCTGAACTTCTGCTGCAGCTTTCTGGCCCCCAGCAAACTCCGGGGATTGTGGGAGGAGGAAACCATGAGAAGATGAAAAGACAAGt TGAAGCCACCTCTGAGGCTCTTCCATCACACAGCCCCTCTGCTACCAAGATCCCCAAGGGAGAAGCAGAGCCGACAGGCCGACAGAAAGACAGGCAGTCAGAAGGAGACGGTAAcaaggggagagacaggaagaaaggaggagacaggaggacggagagagacaggagcagggGAAGAGCAGTCAGAGCCCTGTCTAGCTGTGACCGACACAAGCCCCAAGGAAAACCAGGAAGGTGGG ATGCCGAGTTTACATCTCTCAAAGCATCATGGGAGAAAGCCAAGTTTCGCTTGAGGTCGCTGGAGGGTCACAGTGACATCGTCACCTGTGTGGTTGCTGTTGACAACCTGGTGATCTCCGGCAG tcgAGACACAACAGTAAAGGTGTGGCACGTTCCTACGGCAACCGAGCAGCGGAATCTGGGAGGTCACACTGGTGGAGTCACCTGTCTATCTGCCCCTCCGCCTGAATACTGTAGGAGACTCG cctgggAACTGTCTctgggagacaaggagaggttcATCCTGAGTGGTTCAGCGGACTGTTGTGTGAGGATCTGGGCTTTAAGCACTG gccAGTGTGTAAAGTCCATCTACACCTTTAACGCGGTGACTGCTCTCTGCTTTGTGCCTGAAGGCGATGGCTACATCATCACAGGATCAG atgGGGGTAAAGTCCAGGCCTGGAGCTGGCAAACCATGGACAACTGTCAATCAATCAACGCCCATGAGGAGGCTGTGACCTCCCTACAG TCCCAGGGTCCCCTGGTGTTCAGCAGCTCAGCAGAGGGTGGGGTGTCTGTGTGGGAGGGGCTCTGCACCAACCGCGACCCCCTGCAGCTGTTACATCATTGGGACGCAACGGTAACGGGCTGCGGGACTCAGGAAGGTCGTCTGACCCTCAGTCCCCGTGGTGACAGGCTCTTCGTTGCCTACGGCAGAGCCAACCTTAGGATTCTCAACTGGAGGACAG GCACCGTGTCCAGGCTAACCAATCACAGCAGCATCGCTGGAGTAACAGATTGTGTGCATCAGACGGGGGGACTCCTCATTGGCTCATGCTATGATTTGGCGAATGGGGAAAGCACCTTGAACT TGTTCTCTCTACCTCAGTGCAGGTACCTGGCCTCGCTGACCTGGGCGGATGCTCCGAGAATCCTTTGCTTTGCGGCGTGGCTCACGGGCAGTGGGGGTCACCGCTGGGTCACCGGGGGTCGCGCCCTTACGGTGTGGGAGCAGCTCCCCAGCTCCGGGAAGCAGAG GGGCGATGTCACAACGAAGCGAGACAACCGATTGGACGCCTCCCTGGTAGAATCAGAGGGAGATTCCGAGGACGAGGAGGACAGTGATG ATTACGATGATGACAAAGAAGAGGACTACACATCCCAAGATGCACCAGAGTCGGGCTCAACGTCGTGGCTTCGCTGTGTTCTCCAGTGA
- the LOC124017672 gene encoding PILR alpha-associated neural protein-like, giving the protein MERCSISPVKRLTTHRCLFFLLVAAVTRPSTCNRDDEGEGQVEAFSAQLSITGQVTPTPIWSVDWGPTLALEDETHHFLSSQEADLYHHGHEVPTTTAEAWLHHQSAPGSVLPQEPLDLLEAPDAEGVEDGGSEAEEREPEEVDPQFYVTVTISSLLILTAVIITAKLSYDRSCSQHPPPLSRGVAPPLSLALPRSLALEDSRQTLHGTPSFTDRER; this is encoded by the exons ATGGAGAGATG ctccaTCTCTCCTGTCAAACGACTGACCACCCACCGCTGCCTTTTCTTTCTCCTGGTTGCCGCGGTGACGCGACCCTCAACCTGTAACCGTGACGACGAGGGCGAGGGGCAGGTGGAGGCCTTCTCAGCCCAGCTGTCCATCACAGGACAGGTCACACCCACCCCTATTTGGTCCGTGGACTGGGGCCCCACACTAGCCCTGGAGGACGAGACGCATCACTTCCTGTCCAGCCAGGAAGCGGACCTGTACCACCATGGCCACGAAGTCCCCACGACAACCGCTGAGGCCTGGCTGCATCATCAGAGTGCACCGGGCAGCGTTTTGCCGCAGGAGCCCCTGGATCTGCTGGAGGCCCCGGACGcagagggagtggaggatggaggaagtgaggcggaggagagagagcctgAGGAAG TGGACCCTCAGTTTTACGTCACAGTGACCATCTCCTCTCTGCTCATCCTGACTGCTGTCATCATAACAGCCAAACTCAG ttaCGACCGCAGCTGTTCCCAGCACCCGCCCCCGCTTTCCCGTGGCGtggccccccccctctctctcgccctccctcgtTCCCTGGCTCTGGAGGACAGCCGGCAGACGCTGCACGGCACCCCCTCCTTTACCGACAGGGAGAGGTAA